One Gammaproteobacteria bacterium genomic window carries:
- a CDS encoding DUF465 domain-containing protein has product MGKLDTETFKNIELLKIKRIEHQDLDQVINALSENPASDQLLIRRLKKRKLLLKDQIIRLESDLIPDMDA; this is encoded by the coding sequence ATGGGGAAACTTGACACAGAAACTTTCAAGAATATCGAACTCTTGAAAATTAAACGCATTGAGCATCAAGATCTTGATCAGGTGATCAATGCGCTGAGTGAGAACCCGGCTTCCGATCAGCTATTGATCCGGCGTTTAAAAAAACGCAAACTCTTGCTAAAAGACCAGATCATTCGCCTGGAAAGCGATCTGATCCCGGATATGGACGCCTAA
- a CDS encoding PHP domain-containing protein gives MLNQTSLFPKNTAGYDLHTHSTASDGSLSPAELVEAAMACGVHHLAVSDHDTLGGYHLAKQHVVKKDLGINIIPAVEFSSRWNTRDPDDGRGMTVHIVALHIDPEHAALHELLAMTQQARAERNARIKHKMTKKGWLDVFEHAEELAEQGQLTRTHLARAMLDLNKVSQYRQAFSRYLGEGRPLAVHTRWPNLRESISRINAADGTAVLAHPLHYSLTRKKLLQLCSDFKHVGGNAIEVITGRANKDMIEQLCGIALRMDLQASVGSDFHSPRNGVAQLGVQQTLPDTLPAVWSNWSN, from the coding sequence ATGTTAAATCAAACCAGTCTGTTCCCTAAAAACACCGCCGGCTATGATCTGCATACCCACAGTACGGCGTCGGATGGCAGTTTATCTCCAGCTGAGTTGGTGGAGGCCGCCATGGCTTGTGGAGTTCATCATTTGGCGGTGAGTGATCACGACACACTGGGCGGTTATCACTTGGCCAAACAACATGTTGTTAAAAAAGACCTGGGGATAAATATAATTCCGGCGGTGGAATTCTCTTCACGCTGGAACACCCGCGATCCTGATGATGGACGCGGCATGACCGTACACATCGTTGCCTTGCACATTGATCCCGAGCATGCGGCGTTACATGAGTTACTCGCCATGACCCAGCAAGCGCGTGCCGAACGCAATGCTCGGATCAAACACAAAATGACAAAAAAAGGCTGGCTGGATGTGTTCGAGCACGCCGAAGAATTGGCCGAACAGGGACAACTGACCCGCACCCATTTGGCGCGCGCCATGTTGGACCTGAATAAAGTCAGTCAGTATCGTCAGGCTTTTTCACGTTATCTTGGCGAAGGTCGCCCACTTGCTGTGCATACACGCTGGCCCAATTTGCGTGAGAGCATCAGTCGCATTAATGCCGCCGATGGCACAGCGGTTTTAGCGCATCCTTTGCATTACTCACTCACGCGTAAAAAACTCTTGCAGTTATGCAGTGATTTCAAACACGTCGGTGGAAATGCCATTGAAGTGATCACCGGGCGCGCCAACAAAGACATGATCGAACAATTGTGCGGCATTGCATTGCGCATGGACCTGCAAGCTTCGGTGGGCTCGGATTTTCACAGTCCCCGTAACGGTGTAGCCCAACTCGGGGTACAACAAACCCTGCCCGATACCTTGCCCGCAGTTTGGTCTAACTGGTCAAACTGA
- a CDS encoding DUF3301 domain-containing protein produces MWKSNLEYLIYIVVFIALAWLWWDQAKARVHANKVAMQLCLQQNVQFLDGTVVFQKLWPKRNADGRIGFQRYYAFDYLPEISENFEDSRKTGFIVLHGLKVLAVGLAHDIVQ; encoded by the coding sequence ATGTGGAAGAGTAACCTCGAGTATTTGATCTATATTGTGGTGTTCATCGCCCTGGCCTGGCTGTGGTGGGATCAGGCCAAAGCGCGGGTGCACGCCAATAAAGTGGCCATGCAACTTTGCCTACAACAAAATGTACAATTTCTCGATGGCACCGTGGTGTTTCAAAAACTCTGGCCCAAACGCAATGCCGACGGTCGTATCGGTTTTCAACGCTACTATGCCTTTGATTATTTGCCCGAGATCAGTGAGAACTTCGAAGATTCACGCAAAACCGGTTTTATTGTGTTGCACGGACTTAAAGTCTTAGCGGTAGGACTGGCACATGACATTGTGCAATAA
- a CDS encoding chalcone isomerase family protein, protein MKKLILTLIASIAMMTSVQAAKMYGVEVAEFASVGDQELLLNGVGIRKKGPFKVYLGALYISAKATNANSIIADSGCKRVQLHMLRNLPKNKMVGAIVEGFKANTADMASIQIRVDEFISYMEKVKKGDSIQFDFVPESGTSIVINGNNKGTIVGKDFFDALMRVWIGETPADKKLKAAMLGR, encoded by the coding sequence ATGAAAAAACTGATATTAACTCTGATCGCCAGTATTGCAATGATGACCTCTGTGCAGGCGGCAAAAATGTACGGGGTTGAGGTTGCTGAATTTGCCAGTGTGGGTGACCAGGAACTGCTATTGAATGGCGTGGGAATTCGTAAAAAAGGACCCTTTAAGGTGTATCTTGGCGCCTTGTATATTTCCGCCAAGGCCACCAATGCCAACAGCATAATCGCCGACTCCGGTTGCAAACGGGTGCAATTGCATATGTTGCGAAATCTACCAAAAAATAAAATGGTAGGCGCGATCGTTGAAGGCTTTAAGGCCAATACTGCCGATATGGCCTCAATACAGATCCGGGTGGATGAATTTATCAGCTACATGGAAAAAGTGAAAAAGGGCGATAGTATTCAATTCGATTTTGTGCCCGAGAGTGGTACCAGCATTGTGATCAACGGCAATAACAAAGGCACCATTGTGGGCAAGGATTTTTTTGATGCTTTAATGAGAGTCTGGATTGGTGAAACACCGGCGGATAAAAAACTTAAAGCGGCAATGTTAGGCAGATAA